Proteins from a genomic interval of Gossypium hirsutum isolate 1008001.06 chromosome A09, Gossypium_hirsutum_v2.1, whole genome shotgun sequence:
- the LOC107888736 gene encoding uncharacterized membrane protein At3g27390 isoform X1 translates to MEPPKGFLATLWNFICFLPYFIGLLLLGTIKGIIFCSPICLIMTIGNSSVILGLLPYHCYFTYYSIVSTKLLGPFLKLAICIFLPVVLILWVVVGIVGSILGGILYGFLSPMFATFDAVGEGKTNVFIHCFYDGTWSTIKGSFTVVKDFKDVCVHSYYSFMEELRQKNGQYYEIRFLCLLPALIAAVLGFLVDFPMISLIALCKSPYMLVKGWHRLFHDLVGREGPFLETICVPFAGLAILLWPLAVIGAVLGSIVSSIFLGAYAAVIVYQESSFWYGLCYIVASLSIYDEYSTDVLDMPEGSCLPRPRYRRHRNESFSKSDSFRPPARIDSLTNARLDLNPLQLLEGLFKECHVHGEKMVSEGLITSKDIDDAKSIKGSRVVSIGLPAYCFLQALLRSVDANRLGILLSDNTEITATNRPKDSFFDWFLNPFLILKEQIRAENLSPEEKDYLGKLVLLCGDAARLKNIGSPPESERKRAELDALARRLQGITKSVSRYPTFRRHFEEFVNKLSEDLSKDSGSSNSSRSSNRSHQSKNTVLRFFSSRSFKRSSSQNMSDQESQSVLARDAEIE, encoded by the exons ATGGAGCCTCCCAAGGGATTTTTAGCTACTTTGTGGAACTTTATATGCTTTCTTCCTTACTTCATTGGCTTGCTTCTTTTAGGCACAATTAAAG GAATCATTTTCTGCTCTCCGATATGCCTTATCATGACGATTGGAAACTCGTCCGTCATATTAGGCCTTCTGCCCTATCATTGTTACTTCACTTATTATAGCATTGTGAG CACTAAACTATTAGGGCCATTTCTGAAGCTCGCTATCTGCATATTCCTACCGGTTGTCTTGATATTGTGGGTGGTTGTTGGCATTGTTGGAAGTATCTTAGGGGGAATATTATACGGCTTTCTTTCACCAATGTTTGCCACTTTTGACGCTGTGGGCGAAGGAAAGACCAATGTGTTTATCCACTGTTTTTAC GATGGTACTTGGAGCACTATCAAGGGCAGCTTTACTGTTGTCAAGGATTTCAAAGATGTTTGTGTCCATTCCTACTACTCGTTTATGGAAGAACTACGACAGAAAAATGGACAATACTATGAGATAAG ATTCCTTTGTCTGCTTCCTGCTCTTATAGCTGCAGTGCTTGGTTTTCTGGTTGATTTTCCAATGATCTCACTTATTGCCTTATGCAAAAGTCCTTACATGCTCGTTAAAGGGTGGCATCGATTATTTCATGACCTTGTAGGTCGAGAAGGCCCTTTCTTGGAGACAATATGTGTACCATTTGCAGGCCTTGCCATCTTACTTTGGCCACTCGCTGTCATTGGAGCAGTGTTGGGCTCAATTGTGTCTAGCATCTTCCTTGGTGCCTATGCTGCGGTGATTGTTTACCAG GAGTCCTCGTTTTGGTATGGGCTTTGTTATATCGTTGCTTCGTTGTCCATATATGATGAATACAGCACTGATGTCCTTGACATGCCTGAAGGATCTTGCCTTCCCAG GCCTCGGTATCGTAGGCATAGAAATGAATCCTTCTCTAAATCTGACTCCTTCCGTCCTCCTGCTCGCATTGATTCACTTACAAATGCAAGGCTTGATTTGAACCCACTCCAG CTACTCGAGGGCTTATTTAAGGAGTGCCATGTCCATGGTGAGAAAATGGTGTCTGAAGGGCTGATAACTTCTAAGGACATCGATGATGCCAAGTCTATCAAAGGAAGTAGAGTGGTCAGCATCGGCTTACCGGCTTATTGCTTTCTTCAGGCACTCTTGCGCTCTGTGGATGCGAATAGACTGGGCATATTACTGA GTGACAATACAGAAATAACGGCCACGAACCGACCAAAAGATTCATTCTTTGATTGGTTTCTTAACCCCTTTTTGATACTGAAAGAGCAAATCAGAGCAGAGAATCTTTCCCCGGAAGAAAAGGATTACTTAGGCAAATTAGTGTTGCTGTGTGGTGATGCAGCACGGTTGAAAAATATTGGGTCTCCACCAGAATCAGAGCGTAAACGAGCTGAACTTGATGCATTAGCCCGACG gttacaaggtattactaaATCAGTGTCGAGGTATCCAACTTTCAGGCGACACTTTGAGGAATTTGTTAACAAACTATCCGAGGATCTCTCAAAGGACAGTGGCAGCAGCAACAGCAGCAGATCTAGTAATAGGTCTCATCAATCGAAGAACACCGTTCTGCGGTTTTTTAGCAGCAGATCTTTCAAGCGGAGTTCAAGCCAAAACATGTCTGATCAAGAATCACAATCAGTTCTTGCCAGAGATGCAGAAATCGAATGA
- the LOC107888739 gene encoding uncharacterized protein → MKREGRQHGMVRTYGILPSPWNPNPESRFVQQFDSPPTAGLFTKVPLKPTNHSKFTGRCGRPRCLGCHMHPACKSKDKSKGSHKLRSREMVTSYRLITWRVVDGRHGLKDSEFSASRILDHLSNHYDDDDDDDDDDECVVDDGFKVNSQEPLGEMEHCKGETEENIIVDHNKDDDDDVKSDGVHVDDDDVRFVLDQDLEGGGWCLVGDD, encoded by the coding sequence ATGAAGAGGGAAGGCCGTCAGCATGGTATGGTTAGGACCTACGGGATCCTCCCCTCTCCATGGAACCCCAACCCTGAATCTCGTTTTGTTCAACAATTCGATTCGCCCCCAACCGCCGGATTATTCACCAAGGTGCCGCTGAAGCCGACTAATCATTCCAAGTTTACGGGACGATGCGGTAGACCACGGTGCTTAGGGTGTCACATGCATCCTGCTTGTAAGTCCAAAGATAAGAGTAAGGGCAGTCATAAGTTGAGGTCAAGGGAGATGGTCACTAGCTATAGATTGATCACTTGGAGAGTTGTTGATGGGAGGCATGGTTTGAAAGATTCTGAGTTTTCAGCTTCAAGGATTTTGGACCATTTGTCTAATcactatgatgatgatgatgatgatgatgatgatgatgaatgtgTAGTTGATGATGGGTTCAAGGTGAATTCTCAAGAACCCTTGGGAGAAATGGAACACTGTAAAGGTGAGACTGAAGAAAATATTATTGTTGACCATAAtaaggatgatgatgatgatgtgaaGAGTGATGGTGTtcatgttgatgatgatgatgtgagATTTGTTTTGGATCAAGATTTGGAAGGAGGAGGTTGGTGTTTAGTTGGGGATGATTGA
- the LOC107888740 gene encoding peptidyl serine alpha-galactosyltransferase produces the protein MANFLAILMLVSFWVSFISGQNPGLEAPYRIHTLFSVECQNYFDWQTVGFMHSFKKAQQPGPVTRLLSCTEEEKKNYKGMDLAPTLEVPSMSRHPKTGDWYPAINKPAGIVHWLKHSKDAQSTDWVVILDADMILRGPIIPWELGAEKGHPVAAYYGYLIGCDNILAKMHTKHPELCDKVGGLLAMHIDDLRVLAPLWLSKTEEVREDRAHWGTNITGDIYGTGWISEMYGYSFGAAEAGLRHKINDNLMIYPGYTPQPGVEPILLHYGLPFSVGNWSFSKLEHHEDGIVYECGQLFPEPPYPREIKLMEPDPNKRRALFLNIECINTMNEGLLLQHARNGCPKPKWSKYLSFLKSKSFAKLTQPKLLTPPRMQTEVAKEVKEINESIRPYPKIHTLFSTECTTYFDWQTVGLMHSFHLSGQPGNITRLLSCTDEDLKQYKGHDLAPTHYVPSMSRHPLTGDWYPAINKPAAVVHWLNHVNVDAEYIVILDADMILRGPITPWEFKAARGRPVSTPYEYLIGCDNELAKLHTRHPEACDKVGGVIIMHIDDLREFALLWLLKTEEVRADKAHYATNITGDIYESGWISEMYGYSFGAAELKLRHLISNEILIYPGYVPKPDVKYRVFHYGLEFKVGNWSFDKAKWREVDMVNKCWATFPDPPDPSTLEQTDENELQRDLLGIECARTLNEALRLHHKRRNCPEPTVLSNPALDTTKDIANSRKVGRFSKTDDIESNPVPRNHSQESSEPKVRDGLFSTLRFWIILLWVFSGLGFILVMLAMCSGYTSKGSSKGKSNKSRRRSYTGFLKTNGRDWQGRKSDA, from the exons ATGGCCAATTTCTTAGCTATTCTAATGCTAGTTAGCTTTTGGGTTAGTTTCATTTCGGGTCAAAACCCGGGTCTTGAAGCTCCCTATAGGATCCACACTTTGTTCTCGGTGGAATGCCAGAACTACTTCGATTGGCAAACCGTCGGATTCATGCACAGCTTCAAGAAGGCCCAGCAACCCGGACCAGTGACCCGGTTACTGAGCTGtacggaggaagagaagaagaatTATAAAGGGATGGATTTGGCTCCAACTCTAGAAGTTCCCTCTATGAGTAGACATCCTAAAACTGGAGATTG GTATCCTGCAATTAACAAACCTGCTGGAATTGTCCACTGGCTAAAACATAGTAAAGATGCGCAGAGCACCGACTGGGTAGTGATTTTGGATGCGGACATGATCCTCCGAGGTCCGATTATACCTTGGGAACTTGGGGCAGAGAAAGGCCACCCTGTTGCCGCTTATTATGG GTACTTGATTGGATGTGACAATATTTTGGCTAAAATGCATACAAAGCACCCAGAACTTTGTGACAAGGTTGGTGGGCTCTTAGCCATGCACATAGATGATCTTCGAGTTTTAGCACCTTTGTGGCTTTCAAAGACGGAAGAAGTACGAGAAGACAGAGCTCACTGGGGGACTAATATAACCGGTGACATCTATGGGACAGGCTGGATTAGCGAGATGTATGGCTATTCGTTTGGGGCAGCAGAa GCTGGACTTAGGCACAAGATTAATGACAACTTGATGATCTACCCGGGCTATACTCCACAACCTGGTGTTGAGCCTATTCTTCTACATTATGGCTTGCCATTTAGTGTGGGAAACTGGTCTTTCAGTAAATTAGAACACCATGAAGATGGAATTGTTTATGAGTGTGGGCAACTCTTTCCCGAGCCTCCTTATCCTAGAGAA ATTAAATTGATGGAACCTGATCCGAATAAAAGGCGTGCCTTGTTCTTGAATATTGAGTGTATTAATACCATGAATGAGGGCCTTCTGTTACAACATGCCAGAAATGGATGCCCGAAGCCAAAGTGGTCAAAATATCTAAGCTTTTTGAAAAGCAAAAGTTTTGCCAAACTAACTCAACCGAAGCTTCTTACTCCTCCTAGGATGCAAACTGAGGTGGCCAAGGAGGTGAAGGAAATCAATGAATCTATAAGACCATACCCGAAAATCCATACATTATTTTCGACAGAATGTACTACTTATTTTGATTGGCAAACTGTAGGGCTCATGCACAGTTTCCACCTCAGTGGCCAGCCCGGAAATATAACACGTCTTCTCAGCTGTACAGATGAGGACTTAAAGCAATACAAAGGCCATGACCTGGCACCCACTCATTATGTCCCTTCAATGAGCCGCCACCCGCTAACAGGCGACTG GTATCCGGCAATTAATAAACCAGCTGCTGTTGTTCATTGGCTCAACCATGTAAACGTTGATGCTGAGTACATAGTTATCCTTGATGCCGACATGATCTTAAGAGGCCCAATTACACCATGGGAGTTCAAAGCAGCACGTGGCCGACCAGTTTCAACCCCGTATGA ATACCTTATTGGTTGTGACAATGAGCTTGCTAAACTTCATACTCGCCATCCTGAGGCTTGTGACAAAGTTGGTGGTGTCATTATCATGCATATTGATGATCTCCGGGAATTTGCACTGCTATGGTTGCTTAAAACCGAGGAGGTCCGAGCTGACAAAGCTCATTATGCAACAAACATCACTGGAGATATATATGAATCTGGTTGGATCAGTGAAATGTACGGTTACTCGTTTGGTGCAGCAGAG TTGAAATTACGGCATCTCATAAGCAATGAGATATTAATATATCCCGGATATGTTCCCAAACCTGATGTCAAGTACAGAGTCTTCCACTACGGCTTGGAATTTAAAGTTGGGAACTGGAGCTTTGATAAAGCGAAGTGGAGAGAGGTTGACATGGTCAACAAATGCTGGGCTACATTTCCGGACCCTCCAGATCCTTCAACCCTTGAACAAACCGACGAGAATGAACTTCAACGAGACCTGCTTGGCATAGAATGTGCAAGAACACTAAATGAAGCACTGCGTTTGCATCACAAGAGGAGAAACTGCCCCGAGCCTACTGTCTTATCAAATCCAGCATTGGATACAACTAAGGATATTGCAAATTCAAGGAAAGTCGGTAGGTTTTCCAAGACTGATGATATAGAAAGCAATCCCGTGCCCAGAAATCATTCTCAGGAGTCATCTGAACCTAAAGTTAGAGATGGGCTATTCAGTACTTTAAGGTTCTGGATCATTCTCCTATGGGTGTTTTCTGGATTGGGTTTTATTTTAGTCATGTTAGCGATGTGTTCAGGATATACAAGCAAGGGGTCATCAAAAGGGAAAAGTAACAAAAGCAGGAGAAGATCTTATACGGGGTTTTTAAAAACCAATGGTCGTGATTGGCAAGGTCGCAAGTCAGACGCATAA
- the LOC107890214 gene encoding zinc finger CCCH domain-containing protein 43 produces MLEKECPYYMRNGSCTYGSSCRFNHPDPTAAEGSSTFRSDPSGSGDHSPGNYNGGSDALPSTEPTAPSLSLNMMSNEHLKCLNQNSAYAHGVHANSEWSGHQEKTSDPYLAPSIDKAIKTVDISELHQEQIQVHEFPERPGEPECPYFMKTGSCKYKSACKFHHPKTRLPKPILSNAGLPLRPDRRICWNYEKSGICKYGSICYFHHPENLF; encoded by the exons ATG CTGGAGAAAGAGTGTCCGTACTATATGCGTAATGGTTCTTGTACGTATGGATCTAGCTGTAGGTTTAACCATCCGGACCCTACTGCTGCTGAAGGATCCAGCACTTTCCGCTCGGACCCTTCTGGTTCTGGAGACCATTCTCCAGGGAATTATAATGGTGGATCTGATGCTTTGCCATCAACTGAACCAACTGCCCCTTCGTTGTCTTTGAATATGATGTCAAATGAGCATCTTAAATGCTTGAATCAGAATTCAGCGTATGCTCACGGGGTGCATGCAAATTCTGAATGGAGTGGACATCAG GAAAAAACAAGTGATCCGTATTTAGCTCCTTCAATAGACAAAGCAATTAAGACTGTGGATATCTCCGAACTTCATCAAGAGCAAATTCAAGTTCATGAATTCCCTGAACGACCTGGGGAACCTGAATGTCCTTACTTTATGAAAACTGGATCTTGCAAGTATAAATCCGCCTGCAAGTTTCATCATCCCAAGACTCGGCTTCCAAAGCCTATCCTCAGCAATGCAGGCTTGCCTCTAAGACCT GATAGAAGAATATGTTGGAACTATGAAAAATCTGGGATCTGCAAGTATGGAAGCATCTGTTATTTTCACCATCCAGAGAATCTCTTCTAA
- the LOC107888736 gene encoding uncharacterized membrane protein At3g27390 isoform X2: protein MTIGNSSVILGLLPYHCYFTYYSIVSTKLLGPFLKLAICIFLPVVLILWVVVGIVGSILGGILYGFLSPMFATFDAVGEGKTNVFIHCFYDGTWSTIKGSFTVVKDFKDVCVHSYYSFMEELRQKNGQYYEIRFLCLLPALIAAVLGFLVDFPMISLIALCKSPYMLVKGWHRLFHDLVGREGPFLETICVPFAGLAILLWPLAVIGAVLGSIVSSIFLGAYAAVIVYQESSFWYGLCYIVASLSIYDEYSTDVLDMPEGSCLPRPRYRRHRNESFSKSDSFRPPARIDSLTNARLDLNPLQLLEGLFKECHVHGEKMVSEGLITSKDIDDAKSIKGSRVVSIGLPAYCFLQALLRSVDANRLGILLSDNTEITATNRPKDSFFDWFLNPFLILKEQIRAENLSPEEKDYLGKLVLLCGDAARLKNIGSPPESERKRAELDALARRLQGITKSVSRYPTFRRHFEEFVNKLSEDLSKDSGSSNSSRSSNRSHQSKNTVLRFFSSRSFKRSSSQNMSDQESQSVLARDAEIE, encoded by the exons ATGACGATTGGAAACTCGTCCGTCATATTAGGCCTTCTGCCCTATCATTGTTACTTCACTTATTATAGCATTGTGAG CACTAAACTATTAGGGCCATTTCTGAAGCTCGCTATCTGCATATTCCTACCGGTTGTCTTGATATTGTGGGTGGTTGTTGGCATTGTTGGAAGTATCTTAGGGGGAATATTATACGGCTTTCTTTCACCAATGTTTGCCACTTTTGACGCTGTGGGCGAAGGAAAGACCAATGTGTTTATCCACTGTTTTTAC GATGGTACTTGGAGCACTATCAAGGGCAGCTTTACTGTTGTCAAGGATTTCAAAGATGTTTGTGTCCATTCCTACTACTCGTTTATGGAAGAACTACGACAGAAAAATGGACAATACTATGAGATAAG ATTCCTTTGTCTGCTTCCTGCTCTTATAGCTGCAGTGCTTGGTTTTCTGGTTGATTTTCCAATGATCTCACTTATTGCCTTATGCAAAAGTCCTTACATGCTCGTTAAAGGGTGGCATCGATTATTTCATGACCTTGTAGGTCGAGAAGGCCCTTTCTTGGAGACAATATGTGTACCATTTGCAGGCCTTGCCATCTTACTTTGGCCACTCGCTGTCATTGGAGCAGTGTTGGGCTCAATTGTGTCTAGCATCTTCCTTGGTGCCTATGCTGCGGTGATTGTTTACCAG GAGTCCTCGTTTTGGTATGGGCTTTGTTATATCGTTGCTTCGTTGTCCATATATGATGAATACAGCACTGATGTCCTTGACATGCCTGAAGGATCTTGCCTTCCCAG GCCTCGGTATCGTAGGCATAGAAATGAATCCTTCTCTAAATCTGACTCCTTCCGTCCTCCTGCTCGCATTGATTCACTTACAAATGCAAGGCTTGATTTGAACCCACTCCAG CTACTCGAGGGCTTATTTAAGGAGTGCCATGTCCATGGTGAGAAAATGGTGTCTGAAGGGCTGATAACTTCTAAGGACATCGATGATGCCAAGTCTATCAAAGGAAGTAGAGTGGTCAGCATCGGCTTACCGGCTTATTGCTTTCTTCAGGCACTCTTGCGCTCTGTGGATGCGAATAGACTGGGCATATTACTGA GTGACAATACAGAAATAACGGCCACGAACCGACCAAAAGATTCATTCTTTGATTGGTTTCTTAACCCCTTTTTGATACTGAAAGAGCAAATCAGAGCAGAGAATCTTTCCCCGGAAGAAAAGGATTACTTAGGCAAATTAGTGTTGCTGTGTGGTGATGCAGCACGGTTGAAAAATATTGGGTCTCCACCAGAATCAGAGCGTAAACGAGCTGAACTTGATGCATTAGCCCGACG gttacaaggtattactaaATCAGTGTCGAGGTATCCAACTTTCAGGCGACACTTTGAGGAATTTGTTAACAAACTATCCGAGGATCTCTCAAAGGACAGTGGCAGCAGCAACAGCAGCAGATCTAGTAATAGGTCTCATCAATCGAAGAACACCGTTCTGCGGTTTTTTAGCAGCAGATCTTTCAAGCGGAGTTCAAGCCAAAACATGTCTGATCAAGAATCACAATCAGTTCTTGCCAGAGATGCAGAAATCGAATGA
- the LOC107888741 gene encoding protein FAR1-RELATED SEQUENCE 12, whose amino-acid sequence MGEGCKSSETSSPEKSREATESENDSWSGSASLVEKSVVEINGDECQAPPEIPLVNKYEMNVDSEQESQSLDSVSVDVLVPGVHVKDGEDLFMVPAVGMEFESEEHAYKCYSRYAVLEGFSIRKDFVNKSRVTGAVVSRRFTCYRQGYRPSKHTMNTRKPRKETRTGCLAHMTIAWQPYGKFRVTNFENKHNHEFVNPSTAHLLPSQKRLAFAEAVEADLDSSSGVDGVPKLGMGFESEDHAYEFYNSYAGQVGFSVRKDSVNRSKIDGAVVSRRFTCFREGFRQKDKRDLNIKRPRKETRIGCLAQLVISHQSDGSYRVTNFEEKHNHELVAACRIRMLRSQKRLVAAQIAEGNAIEGRKIQLKSAYEVSCNSIEACVDHAYDPVDRRSKLISKRTREMRDGEAEKIQQYFQGKKVKNPSFFYAIQLDADNQIANIFWTDAKMVMDYSDFGDVLCFDTTYRINEDCRLFSPFVGVNHHRQMVIFGAALLYDETVDSFKWLFQKFLEAMSGKKPKTILTDQDEIVSEAISSILPDINQRVCVWHVYQRALKQLSHMFIGSPPFVNDLLSCFFDHEEEEDFIASWNHMMDLHGVWDNEWLNKIFKTREQWAIAYKRHIFCADIKSVQLRGSFILNLKKYLKSDSDVLSFLKQLGKMVNDCHHKELEANYDMSQNMPKLMGDVILLKYARDAYTPRIFELLQQEYETCLNIVVNQCIENGSLLEYKVSIYGQPREYTVSYNLSNNTVCCSCMQFEFIGVLCSHALKVLDYSNIRSLPSQYILKRWTREARV is encoded by the coding sequence ATGGGTGAAGGATGTAAAAGCTCTGAAACCTCCTCTCCTGAAAAGAGTCGAGAAGCTACTGAAAGCGAGAATGATAGTTGGAGTGGAAGTGCTTCTTTGGTCGAGAAGAGTGTGGTGGAAATTAATGGGGACGAATGCCAGGCACCCCCTGAAATTCCCTTAGTCAACAAGTATGAGATGAATGTTGATAGTGAACAAGAGTCTCAGAGTCTGGATTCTGTATCTGTTGACGTGTTAGTTCCCGGAGTTCATGTAAAAGATGGCGAAGATTTATTTATGGTTCCAGCAGTTGGAATGGAGTTTGAATCAGAAGAACATGCATACAAGTGTTATAGTAGATATGCTGTATTGGAAGGGTTTAGTATTAGAAAAGATTTCGTGAACAAAAGTCGAGTAACTGGTGCTGTTGTATCCCGAAGATTCACCTGTTACAGACAAGGTTATAGACCTAGCAAGCATACCATGAATACGAGGAAGCCCCGCAAAGAGACGAGAACTGGTTGCTTGGCTCATATGACTATTGCATGGCAACCTTATGGAAAGTTTCGTGTCACTAATTTTGAAAACAAGCACAACCATGAGTTTGTGAATCCGTCAACAGCTCATCTATTACCATCACAGAAGAGGTTAGCCTTTGCTGAAGCAGTTGAAGCTGACTTAGATAGTAGTTCAGGAGTGGACGGCGTGCCTAAGCTTGGAATGGGGTTCGAATCAGAAGATCATGCATATGAGTTTTACAATTCATATGCAGGACAAGTTGGTTTCAGTGTtcgaaaagattctgtgaataggAGTAAGATAGATGGTGCTGTGGTGTCAAGGCGGTTTACTTGCTTCAGAGAAGGGTTTCGCCAGAAAGATAAAAGGGATTTGAATATAAAGAGACCTCGAAAAGAAACAAGAATTGGTTGTTTGGCGCAACTAGTCATTTCTCATCAGTCTGATGGTAGCTACCGTGTCACTAATTTCGAAGAAAAACACAATCACGAGCTTGTTGCAGCATGTCGGATTAGAATGTTACGATCACAAAAGCGGTTGGTTGCAGCCCAAATTGCCGAAGGCAATGCAATTGAGGGTCGTAAGATACAACTAAAGTCAGCATATGAAGTATCATGTAACTCGATTGAGGCTTGTGTCGACCATGCATATGATCCAGTAGATCGAAGAAGTAAATTGATTTCCAAACGTACTCGAGAAATGAGAGATGGAGAAGCTGAAAAGATACAACAATATTTTCAGGGTAAGAAAGTGAAAAATCCATCCTTTTTCTATGCCATCCAACTCGATGCTGACAATCAAATAGCTAATATTTTTTGGACTGATGCAAAGATGGTAATGGACTACAGTGACTTTGGTGATGTACTTTGCTTCGATACAACCTACAGGATAAATGAAGATTGTCGTCTATTTTCACCGTTCGTTGGGGTGAACCATCATAGGCAAATGGTGATCTTTGGTGCTGCACTTTTATATGATGAAACTGTTGATTCTTTCAAGTGGCTGTTCCAAAAGTTTTTGGAGGCAATGTCTGGTAAGAAGCCAAAAACAATCCTCACTGATCAAGATGAAATAGTGTCTGAAGCAATTAGTTCCATATTACCGGACATAAACCAACGAGTATGCGTTTGGCATGTGTACCAAAGGGCACTCAAGCAACTGAGTCATATGTTTATAGGTTCTCCGCCTTTCGTGAATGACTTACTCAGTTGCTTTTTCGATCATGAGGAAGAAGAAGACTTCATTGCTTCATGGAACCATATGATGGATCTACATGGTGTTTGGGATAATGAATGGTTGAACAAGATTTTCAAAACCAGGGAGCAATGGGCCATTGCATACAAACGGCACATCTTTTGCGCCGACATAAAATCCGTGCAACTGCGTGGAAGTTTTATACTTAATCTAAAGAAATACTTAAAGTCTGATTCTGATGTTCTTTCATTCCTCAAGCAACTTGGGAAAATGGTGAATGATTGCCACCACAAAGAGTTGGAAGCTAATTATGATATGTCCCAAAACATGCCGAAACTAATGGGGGATGTGATTCTCTTGAAGTATGCAAGAGATGCTTACACACCAAGGATATTCGAATTGTTGCAGCAAGAATACGAAACATGTCTGAATATTGTTGTCAATCAATGCATTGAGAATGGTTCGCTGCTCGAGTATAAAGTCAGCATATACGGCCAACCTAGAGAGTACACAGTAAGTTATAACTTGTCTAACAACACCGTTTGTTGTAGTTGTATGCAATTCGAGTTTATAGGAGTGTTATGCAGTCATGCATTAAAAGTGCTAGATTATAGTAATATTAGGTCGCTCCCAAGCCAATACATCTTAAAGAGGTGGACAAGGGAGGCCAGAGTTTAG